One segment of Xanthomonas oryzae pv. oryzae DNA contains the following:
- the gspG gene encoding type II secretion system major pseudopilin GspG, producing the protein MIKRSITRSPSRAGQAGMSLLEIIIVIVLIGAVLTLVGSRVLGGADRGKANLAKSQIQTLAGKIENFQLDTGKLPSKLDDLVTQPGDSSGWLGPYAKPAELNDPWGHAIEYRVPGDGQPFDLMSLGKDGKPGGSSYDADIKYQ; encoded by the coding sequence ATGATCAAGCGTTCCATTACCCGCAGTCCGTCGCGCGCAGGCCAGGCCGGCATGAGCTTGCTGGAAATCATCATCGTCATCGTGCTGATCGGTGCGGTCCTCACGCTGGTCGGCAGTCGCGTGCTCGGCGGCGCCGATCGCGGCAAGGCCAATTTGGCCAAGTCGCAGATCCAGACCCTGGCCGGCAAGATCGAGAATTTTCAGCTCGATACCGGCAAGTTGCCGAGCAAGCTCGATGACCTGGTCACCCAGCCCGGCGACAGCAGCGGTTGGTTGGGGCCTTACGCCAAGCCGGCCGAACTCAACGACCCATGGGGCCACGCCATCGAATACCGCGTGCCCGGCGACGGTCAGCCGTTCGACCTGATGAGCCTGGGCAAGGACGGCAAGCCCGGTGGCAGCAGTTACGACGCAGACATCAAGTACCAATAA
- a CDS encoding general secretion pathway protein GspK, which produces MSRARGAALVLVLWLIALLTAMIGAFALTARVEALQGSMLRNGAQAQEYARAGLEYALFRLQDADTQARWRPDGRRYRWQMDDASVEIRITDESGKVDLNMAEPGLLAGLVRAVGGDQSSATRIAGAIVDWRDTDSLSQPGGGAEDRDYADAGLPYGAKDSPFETLGELRLVLGIDGELYRKLLPNVTLYSGRSRPEARFAPAPVLTAMGLDAQQLLAQRDAPLGLPGSDATIGGSGTYSIESRARLSQGREAVLRALVSTGASALPGSAYTVLRWEEGAAVQ; this is translated from the coding sequence ATGAGCCGCGCGCGCGGTGCCGCGCTGGTGCTGGTGTTGTGGTTGATCGCGTTGCTCACCGCGATGATCGGTGCGTTCGCGCTCACTGCACGCGTGGAAGCACTGCAGGGCAGCATGCTGCGCAACGGCGCGCAGGCGCAGGAATACGCGCGCGCTGGCCTGGAATACGCATTGTTTCGCTTGCAAGACGCCGACACCCAGGCACGCTGGCGTCCAGACGGCCGGCGCTATCGCTGGCAAATGGACGATGCCAGCGTGGAGATTCGTATCACCGATGAAAGCGGCAAGGTGGATCTGAACATGGCCGAGCCCGGCTTGCTGGCCGGTCTGGTGCGCGCGGTCGGTGGCGACCAGTCCAGCGCCACCCGGATTGCCGGTGCCATTGTCGATTGGCGCGATACCGATTCATTGAGCCAGCCCGGCGGTGGCGCAGAAGATCGCGATTACGCCGATGCCGGTCTGCCGTATGGCGCAAAAGACAGCCCATTCGAAACGCTGGGCGAACTGCGCCTGGTGCTGGGCATCGATGGCGAGCTGTATCGCAAGCTGTTGCCCAACGTCACGCTGTACAGCGGTCGTTCGCGGCCTGAAGCGCGTTTTGCGCCGGCCCCGGTGCTCACCGCGATGGGGCTGGACGCGCAGCAACTGCTGGCCCAGCGTGACGCGCCGCTGGGTTTGCCGGGCAGCGACGCGACGATCGGTGGCTCGGGCACTTATAGTATCGAGAGCCGGGCGCGACTGAGTCAGGGACGCGAGGCTGTGTTGCGGGCGTTGGTGTCGACCGGCGCGTCCGCATTACCAGGGTCGGCCTATACCGTGTTGCGTTGGGAAGAGGGAGCAGCAGTGCAATGA
- the gspE gene encoding type II secretion system ATPase GspE: protein MNAVAVDPIEHRNAEMRIVDALLERRRLKDTDLLRARQLQTESGMGLLTLLGRLGLVSERDHAETCAEVLGLPLVDVRQLGDTPPEMLSEVQSLSLRFLKQFHLCPVGERAGRLELWIADPYDDYAIDAVRLATGCTLLLQVGLRSEIDDLIERWYGQGRSAMGTIVETADGDANSSDDIEALRDLASEAPVIRLVNLVIQHAVELRASDIHIEPFESRLKVRYRVDGVLVEGESPPAKLTAAVISRIKIMAKLNIAERRLPQDGRIMLRVQGKELDLRVSTVPTAHGESVVMRLLDRETVVFDFYKLGFTEAFLPQFRKVLEQPHGIMLVTGPTGSGKTTTLYTALSQLNTSDVKIITVEDPVEYQIEGINQIQAKPQIGLDFANALRSIVRQDPDIIMIGEMRDLETARIAIQSALTGHLVLSTLHTNNAAGGITRLLDMGVEDYLLTSTINGILAQRLVRKLDLANAERYAASPEEIERFNLRRLQPEGEIFLYRPRPSATAPTGYLGRTTIVEFLVMNDELRRAVMRRAGMGEIEQLARQAGMRTMYEDGLSKALRGETTIEEVLRVTEDA, encoded by the coding sequence GTGAACGCGGTTGCCGTCGATCCTATCGAGCATCGAAATGCGGAAATGCGCATCGTCGATGCGCTGCTTGAACGCCGTCGTCTGAAAGACACCGATCTGCTGCGGGCGCGCCAATTGCAGACCGAATCCGGCATGGGCTTGCTCACCTTGCTCGGCCGCCTGGGTCTGGTGTCCGAACGCGATCATGCAGAAACGTGCGCCGAGGTGCTCGGCCTGCCGTTGGTGGATGTACGCCAGCTTGGCGACACCCCGCCAGAAATGCTGTCTGAAGTGCAGAGTCTGTCGCTGCGCTTTCTCAAACAATTTCATCTCTGCCCGGTTGGCGAACGCGCTGGCCGGCTGGAGCTGTGGATCGCCGATCCCTACGACGATTACGCCATCGATGCAGTGCGTCTTGCCACGGGCTGCACGCTGCTGTTGCAGGTTGGCTTGCGCTCGGAAATCGACGATCTGATCGAGCGCTGGTACGGCCAGGGCCGTAGTGCGATGGGCACCATCGTCGAAACCGCCGATGGCGATGCCAACAGCAGCGACGACATCGAAGCGCTGCGCGATCTGGCCTCCGAAGCCCCAGTGATCCGGCTGGTGAATCTGGTGATCCAGCACGCGGTGGAACTGCGTGCCTCCGACATCCATATCGAGCCGTTCGAAAGCCGGCTCAAGGTGCGTTACCGCGTCGACGGCGTGCTGGTGGAAGGCGAAAGCCCGCCGGCCAAGCTCACTGCCGCAGTGATCAGCCGCATCAAGATCATGGCCAAGCTCAATATCGCCGAACGCCGCCTGCCGCAGGACGGCCGCATCATGTTGCGCGTGCAGGGCAAGGAGCTGGATCTGCGCGTCAGCACCGTGCCCACCGCGCATGGCGAAAGCGTGGTGATGCGTCTGCTCGATCGCGAAACGGTGGTGTTCGACTTCTACAAGCTCGGCTTTACCGAAGCGTTTTTGCCGCAGTTCCGCAAGGTGCTGGAACAACCGCACGGCATCATGCTGGTCACCGGTCCCACCGGTTCGGGCAAGACTACCACGCTGTACACCGCGTTGAGCCAGCTCAACACCTCCGACGTAAAAATCATCACCGTCGAAGACCCGGTGGAATACCAGATCGAAGGCATCAACCAGATCCAGGCCAAGCCGCAGATCGGGCTGGATTTCGCCAACGCCCTACGCAGCATCGTGCGTCAGGATCCGGACATCATCATGATCGGCGAAATGCGCGATCTGGAAACCGCGCGCATCGCGATCCAGTCCGCGCTCACCGGCCATTTGGTGCTGTCCACGCTGCACACCAATAACGCAGCCGGCGGCATCACCCGTCTGCTCGACATGGGCGTGGAGGATTACCTGCTCACCTCCACCATTAACGGCATCCTGGCGCAACGGCTGGTGCGCAAACTCGATCTGGCCAATGCCGAACGCTACGCCGCATCGCCCGAAGAGATCGAACGCTTCAATCTGCGCCGTCTGCAGCCCGAGGGCGAGATTTTCCTGTATCGGCCGCGTCCCTCGGCCACCGCACCCACCGGTTATCTGGGCCGCACCACCATCGTCGAATTCCTGGTGATGAACGACGAATTGCGCCGCGCGGTGATGCGCCGCGCCGGCATGGGCGAGATCGAACAACTGGCCCGCCAGGCCGGCATGCGCACCATGTACGAGGATGGCTTGTCCAAGGCCTTGCGTGGCGAAACCACCATCGAAGAAGTCCTGCGCGTCACGGAGGATGCGTGA
- the xpsN gene encoding type II secretion system protein XpsN produces MRLDMIGLRTWLLATVVGWVMLVCALAVAGLGKRVELLPDDPALVQRLPTLPAPAPERLGAFEKYSEIAAHPAFAEDRLPHPFFLSGNDGSGAASTVRLTGVLLTDTFKMATLSLDPQDSVRVQLGGDAVKGWRLLALQPRSATIEGPSGTQTLELHVFNGQGGQPPTANAAARGAGTATAPVPSPDAAAVAVPPPQQQQPQPQPQSVPPVQQPGWQALPTVQPQRSDGAQEAPRPSDDQMRAIRERIEARRRQLQQQRQSGSPPGQTQ; encoded by the coding sequence ATGCGCCTTGACATGATCGGCCTGCGCACCTGGTTGCTGGCCACCGTGGTCGGGTGGGTGATGCTGGTGTGCGCGCTGGCCGTTGCCGGCCTGGGCAAGCGCGTCGAGCTGCTGCCCGACGACCCGGCCTTGGTGCAGCGCCTGCCCACGTTACCGGCACCGGCACCGGAGCGCCTGGGCGCGTTCGAAAAATATTCGGAAATCGCCGCGCATCCGGCGTTCGCCGAAGACCGCCTGCCGCATCCGTTCTTCCTGTCCGGCAACGACGGCAGCGGCGCTGCTTCGACAGTGCGCCTGACCGGCGTGCTGCTGACCGATACCTTCAAGATGGCGACGTTGAGCCTGGACCCACAGGATTCGGTGCGCGTGCAACTGGGCGGTGATGCGGTCAAAGGCTGGCGCCTGCTCGCCTTGCAGCCGCGTAGCGCCACCATCGAAGGCCCCAGCGGCACGCAAACGCTGGAATTGCACGTGTTCAACGGCCAGGGCGGGCAGCCGCCCACTGCCAATGCCGCCGCACGTGGTGCCGGTACTGCGACTGCGCCGGTGCCGTCTCCCGACGCTGCGGCAGTTGCCGTGCCGCCGCCGCAACAGCAACAACCGCAACCGCAACCGCAATCCGTGCCGCCGGTGCAACAGCCCGGCTGGCAGGCACTGCCAACCGTGCAGCCGCAGCGTAGCGATGGCGCGCAGGAAGCTCCACGCCCCTCCGACGATCAGATGCGTGCCATCCGCGAACGCATCGAAGCCCGACGCCGCCAGCTGCAACAGCAGCGCCAGAGCGGCTCTCCCCCCGGTCAGACCCAATGA
- the xpsI gene encoding type II secretion system protein XpsI yields MKCQRGYTLIEVIVAFALLALALSLLLGSLSGAARQVRAADESTRATLHAQSLLAVQGIEKPLEPAQQQGTFENGHFRWSMDVRPYDEPRRNLQAPISPGAHRLLQLTLVVRWGEQPNQMLQWRTLRLVAASAQGNPS; encoded by the coding sequence ATGAAGTGTCAGCGCGGTTACACCTTGATCGAAGTGATCGTCGCCTTTGCGTTGTTGGCCTTGGCATTGAGCCTGTTGCTGGGGTCGTTGTCCGGCGCCGCACGCCAGGTGCGCGCAGCCGATGAAAGCACGCGCGCCACGTTGCACGCGCAATCGCTGCTGGCGGTGCAAGGCATCGAAAAGCCGCTGGAGCCCGCGCAGCAACAAGGCACCTTCGAGAACGGCCACTTTCGCTGGTCGATGGATGTGCGCCCTTACGACGAACCGCGGCGCAACCTGCAGGCGCCGATATCGCCCGGCGCGCATCGTCTGCTGCAACTGACCTTGGTCGTGCGTTGGGGCGAGCAGCCCAATCAGATGCTGCAATGGCGCACCTTGCGGCTGGTGGCCGCCAGCGCGCAGGGCAACCCGTCATGA
- the gspM gene encoding type II secretion system protein GspM, whose amino-acid sequence MPRSVKRDRWIALGLLLLVLGVAYLVLVHPWFTQPMIAVQDDLQALRERELRVRVQLQQATEVSKRLRQARQTLESRPGFLPETSAELASAGLVQRLERAVVEASPGNRSCAISNRSPLQPESKNRFTRVAVQVRLRCGTPELASVLYSLENGTPRLFVDNLNVMAQRYQLSPNESGNGLDIAFELAGYLRPGASAAPLNNETAPAAPNAAEASNAP is encoded by the coding sequence ATGCCACGCAGCGTTAAGCGCGATCGCTGGATCGCTTTGGGCCTGCTGTTGCTGGTGCTCGGCGTGGCCTACCTGGTGCTGGTGCACCCGTGGTTCACGCAACCGATGATTGCGGTGCAGGACGACCTGCAAGCGCTACGCGAGCGCGAACTGCGCGTGCGTGTGCAGCTGCAGCAGGCAACGGAAGTCAGCAAGCGGCTGCGGCAGGCGCGTCAGACGCTGGAAAGCCGCCCAGGCTTTTTGCCGGAAACCTCGGCCGAACTCGCCTCCGCTGGGCTGGTGCAGCGCCTCGAGCGCGCGGTTGTGGAAGCCAGCCCCGGTAACCGCAGTTGCGCCATCAGCAACCGTTCGCCGCTGCAGCCCGAGAGCAAGAACCGCTTCACCCGCGTGGCGGTGCAAGTGCGTTTGCGCTGCGGCACGCCAGAACTGGCTTCGGTGCTGTACAGCCTGGAAAACGGCACGCCGCGGTTGTTCGTGGACAACCTCAACGTGATGGCGCAGCGCTACCAGCTCTCGCCGAACGAAAGCGGCAATGGTCTGGATATTGCCTTCGAACTGGCCGGTTATCTGCGCCCGGGCGCCAGCGCCGCACCGCTGAATAACGAAACCGCACCTGCCGCTCCCAACGCCGCGGAGGCCAGCAATGCGCCTTGA
- a CDS encoding PilN domain-containing protein, which produces MTAWRDTLGRIGVRAMPGAGGFWRWWQQSLLAWLPQRWQWQLGLSQARLLLQQDGDALQLLRQRDHSCDSVASLPWPVHPQEVNSLLPTALESLPRHWLLPAAHALRRPLRLPAAAAARLQDVARFEIDRQTPFTADQVYFDARVLDVREDGQFDAELVVVPRRMIDGPAGVPDAWNSALSGIDVTDAKGLPLGVNLLPPARRLRRSDPMQRWNLLLAASALVLLAVAGWLLLDNRRQAADDLRAKVQANAARARQVAAERQQLMDLVEGARFFQQQRATRPTSVEIWDELSRRLPGGTYLEKFSVEGGQLQLIGLSNEASSLVRRLEGSPLWRTPSLTGVLQSDAGRNVDRFTITAELAGPDAKEAADATQR; this is translated from the coding sequence ATGACCGCATGGCGGGATACCTTGGGTCGTATCGGCGTACGCGCCATGCCGGGAGCCGGAGGGTTCTGGCGTTGGTGGCAACAATCGCTGCTGGCCTGGCTGCCGCAGCGGTGGCAATGGCAATTGGGTTTGTCGCAGGCACGCCTGTTGTTGCAACAGGACGGCGACGCGCTGCAGTTGCTGCGCCAGCGCGACCATAGCTGCGACAGCGTCGCCAGTCTGCCGTGGCCGGTCCATCCGCAGGAAGTGAATAGCTTGCTGCCGACTGCGCTGGAAAGCCTGCCGCGGCATTGGCTGTTGCCGGCCGCGCACGCGCTGCGCCGGCCATTGCGCCTGCCTGCCGCGGCCGCGGCGCGGTTGCAGGATGTGGCGCGTTTCGAGATCGATCGGCAAACCCCGTTCACCGCCGACCAGGTGTATTTCGATGCGCGCGTGCTCGACGTGCGCGAAGACGGCCAGTTCGATGCCGAACTGGTGGTGGTGCCGCGGCGCATGATCGATGGCCCGGCCGGTGTGCCGGACGCATGGAACAGCGCGCTGTCGGGCATCGATGTCACCGATGCGAAAGGCCTGCCACTGGGTGTGAACCTGCTGCCGCCGGCACGCCGCCTGCGCCGCAGCGACCCGATGCAGCGCTGGAATCTGCTGCTTGCCGCTTCAGCGCTGGTCTTGCTGGCGGTGGCCGGCTGGCTGCTGCTCGACAATCGCCGCCAGGCCGCCGACGATCTGCGCGCCAAGGTGCAGGCCAACGCCGCGCGCGCGCGCCAGGTCGCTGCCGAACGCCAGCAATTGATGGATCTGGTTGAAGGCGCGCGGTTCTTCCAGCAACAACGCGCGACCCGCCCGACCTCGGTGGAGATCTGGGACGAACTGAGCCGGCGTTTGCCCGGTGGCACCTATCTGGAAAAATTTTCAGTCGAAGGCGGGCAATTGCAGTTGATCGGATTGAGCAATGAAGCTTCTTCGCTGGTGCGTCGTCTGGAAGGCTCGCCGCTGTGGCGCACGCCATCGCTGACCGGCGTGCTGCAGAGCGATGCCGGCCGTAACGTCGACCGCTTCACCATCACCGCCGAACTTGCCGGCCCCGATGCGAAGGAGGCGGCCGATGCCACGCAGCGTTAA
- a CDS encoding type II secretion system protein J: MSRSRSAGFTLIEVLLATMLLVGGLALAFATLRSASAVSQRGEAIAQRSERVRAVEEFLRQRLAAALPIAMGIDTQSQQPILFIGEPQRLRFAADVPDYLGRGGPYLHDLSVAGDGDQRNLLIALTMLQSGKTIEESSPLPPEKLAEGVQQVNFRYRGMDPQTSRLSAWLPQWEWHDRLPLMVRIEIRSDDAAWPPMVVALPQSSNPGAGQ, encoded by the coding sequence ATGAGCCGTTCGCGCAGCGCGGGCTTCACCTTGATCGAAGTGTTGCTGGCCACGATGTTGTTGGTCGGTGGGCTGGCGTTGGCGTTTGCCACCTTGCGCTCGGCCAGTGCGGTGAGTCAGCGCGGCGAAGCGATCGCACAACGCAGCGAGCGGGTGCGTGCGGTGGAAGAATTCCTGCGGCAGCGCTTGGCTGCGGCATTGCCGATCGCCATGGGCATCGATACGCAAAGCCAGCAGCCGATCCTGTTCATCGGCGAGCCGCAGCGCCTGCGCTTTGCCGCAGACGTACCGGATTATCTTGGCCGCGGCGGGCCGTATCTGCACGACCTGTCGGTGGCCGGCGATGGCGATCAGCGCAACCTGCTGATTGCGTTGACCATGCTGCAATCCGGCAAGACGATCGAAGAGAGTAGCCCGCTGCCGCCGGAAAAACTTGCCGAAGGCGTGCAACAGGTGAATTTCCGTTATCGCGGTATGGATCCCCAAACCAGCCGGCTGAGCGCGTGGCTGCCGCAGTGGGAATGGCACGACCGCTTGCCGTTGATGGTGCGCATCGAGATCCGCAGTGACGATGCCGCATGGCCGCCGATGGTGGTGGCGTTGCCGCAATCCAGCAACCCGGGGGCCGGGCAATGA
- the xpsH gene encoding type II secretion system protein XpsH, producing the protein MRVACQPLFHPHGGGGPGRARTRGTSLLEMLLVIALIAMAGVLAAAALNGGIDGMRLRTAGKAIASQLRYTRTQAIATGTPQRFLIDPQQRRWEAPGGHHGDLPPSLEIRFTGARQVQSRQDQGAIQFFPDGASTGGRIDLQVKDARWRVDVGWITGEVRSGPLRTPSP; encoded by the coding sequence ATGCGCGTTGCGTGTCAGCCGTTGTTTCATCCGCATGGAGGGGGCGGCCCTGGTCGGGCACGCACGCGTGGCACCTCGTTGCTGGAGATGCTGCTGGTCATCGCGTTGATCGCAATGGCCGGCGTGCTCGCCGCTGCGGCACTGAACGGCGGCATCGACGGCATGCGCCTGCGCACCGCCGGCAAGGCGATCGCCTCGCAACTGCGCTATACGCGCACCCAGGCGATTGCCACCGGCACGCCGCAGCGGTTCTTGATCGACCCGCAGCAGCGTCGCTGGGAAGCACCCGGCGGCCATCATGGCGATCTGCCGCCGTCGCTGGAGATCCGGTTCACTGGCGCGCGCCAGGTGCAGTCGCGGCAGGATCAGGGCGCGATCCAGTTTTTCCCGGATGGCGCATCTACCGGCGGGCGCATCGATTTGCAGGTCAAGGACGCCAGATGGCGTGTCGACGTGGGCTGGATCACCGGCGAGGTGCGTTCGGGCCCCTTGCGGACGCCATCGCCATGA
- the xpsF gene encoding type II secretion system protein XpsF, which translates to MPLYRYKALDAHGEMLDGQMEAASDAEVALRLQEQGHLPVETRLATGENDSPSLRMLLRKKPFDNAALVQFTQQLATLIGAGQPLDRALSILMDLPEDEKSRRVIGDVRDTVRGGASLSSALERQHGLFSKLYINMVRAGEAGGSMQDTLQRLADYLERSRALRGKVINALIYPAILLAVVGCALLFLLGYVVPQFAQMYESLDVALPWFTQAVLSVGLLVRDWWLVLIVVPGVLGLWLDRKRRNAAFRASLDEWLLRQKVVGSLIARLETARLTRTLGTLLRNGVPLLAAIGIARNVMSNLALVEDVANAADDVKNGHGLSMSLARGKRFPRLALQMIQVGEESGALDTMLLKTADTFELETAQAIDRALAALVPFITLVLASVVGLVIISVLVPLYDLTNAIG; encoded by the coding sequence ATGCCTCTCTACCGCTACAAAGCCCTGGACGCGCACGGCGAAATGCTCGACGGCCAGATGGAAGCGGCCAGCGACGCCGAGGTGGCGTTGCGTCTGCAGGAACAGGGCCATCTGCCGGTGGAAACGCGCCTGGCCACCGGCGAAAACGATTCGCCATCGCTGCGCATGTTGTTGCGCAAGAAGCCGTTCGATAACGCGGCACTGGTGCAATTTACCCAGCAACTGGCGACGTTGATCGGGGCCGGGCAGCCGCTGGATCGCGCGCTGTCGATTCTGATGGATCTGCCCGAAGACGAAAAAAGCCGGCGGGTGATCGGCGATGTGCGCGATACCGTGCGCGGCGGTGCGTCATTGTCGTCCGCACTCGAGCGCCAGCACGGGCTGTTTTCCAAGCTGTACATCAACATGGTGCGCGCGGGCGAAGCCGGCGGCAGCATGCAGGACACGCTGCAACGGCTGGCCGATTATCTGGAGCGCAGCCGTGCGCTCCGGGGCAAGGTGATCAACGCGTTGATCTACCCGGCGATCCTGCTCGCGGTGGTGGGCTGCGCGCTGCTGTTCCTGCTCGGTTATGTGGTGCCGCAATTTGCGCAGATGTACGAAAGCCTGGATGTGGCACTGCCGTGGTTTACCCAGGCGGTGTTGAGCGTTGGCCTGCTGGTGCGCGACTGGTGGCTGGTGCTGATCGTGGTGCCGGGCGTACTGGGGCTGTGGCTGGATCGCAAGCGTCGCAATGCCGCATTCCGTGCGTCGCTGGACGAATGGCTGCTGCGCCAGAAAGTGGTCGGCAGCCTCATCGCGCGGCTGGAAACCGCACGCCTGACACGCACGTTGGGCACCTTGCTGCGCAATGGCGTGCCGCTGCTGGCGGCGATCGGCATCGCGCGTAATGTGATGTCCAATCTGGCGTTGGTGGAGGATGTCGCTAACGCGGCCGACGACGTCAAGAACGGCCATGGCCTGTCGATGTCGCTGGCACGCGGCAAGCGCTTTCCGCGACTGGCGCTGCAGATGATTCAGGTGGGCGAAGAATCCGGCGCACTGGATACGATGCTGCTCAAGACCGCCGACACCTTCGAGCTGGAAACCGCGCAGGCCATCGACCGCGCACTGGCTGCGCTGGTGCCGTTCATCACGCTGGTGCTGGCCTCGGTGGTGGGGCTTGTCATCATTTCAGTACTCGTCCCGCTGTATGACCTCACCAATGCAATCGGCTGA